From a region of the Nonlabens dokdonensis DSW-6 genome:
- a CDS encoding TetR/AcrR family transcriptional regulator, translating to MTRKKQILQTAALLFKERGYSAVTMRDLAAAMDMKAASLYNHISGKQEILATLILEVAHEFTTGMDAVELDDKSAFAKAEQLILLHIKIALEYTNALAVLNTDWMHLEGAAYQEYILLRKTYELDFKKILQSGISTGEFKNISVETMLFNLLSTLRSIYLWIPKKSATEVADLKKELPQILLTGISS from the coding sequence ATGACACGCAAAAAACAGATTTTACAAACCGCAGCTCTACTTTTTAAAGAACGTGGTTATAGCGCGGTTACCATGCGTGACCTTGCTGCGGCGATGGATATGAAAGCGGCTAGTTTATACAATCATATTTCTGGTAAACAAGAGATTCTTGCCACGCTCATTCTCGAGGTGGCTCACGAGTTTACTACTGGTATGGATGCGGTAGAGCTGGATGATAAGTCCGCTTTCGCGAAAGCGGAACAACTCATTCTTCTCCACATAAAAATAGCACTAGAATACACAAATGCACTTGCCGTATTAAATACTGACTGGATGCATCTAGAAGGAGCGGCCTACCAAGAATACATACTGCTGCGCAAGACTTATGAGCTAGATTTTAAAAAGATTTTACAAAGCGGGATTTCTACTGGTGAGTTTAAAAACATCAGTGTAGAAACGATGCTTTTTAATCTTCTAAGCACATTAAGATCTATCTATTTATGGATACCAAAAAAGTCGGCCACCGAAGTAGCCGACCTTAAAAAAGAGTTGCCTCAAATTTTACTTACTGGTATTAGTTCTTAG
- a CDS encoding aromatic amino acid hydroxylase — MLEHIETNPLIERLPPHLKQFIKPQSYELYTYQDQAVWRHVMRKNVDFLSKVAHGSYLSGLQKTGISIDTIPSMYGMNRILKEIGWAAVAVDGFIPPAAFMEFQAYKILVIAADIRKLDNIEYTPAPDIIHEAAGHAPIIASPDYAEYLRRFGEIGSKAISSAHDHEMYEAVRKISILKEVRSEKKDEVLEEQINAAEAEIERLQNKKVEPSEMSLIRNLHWWTVEYGLVGTLEDPKLYGAGLLSSIGESKSCLEKEVEKRPYSIDAAYQDFDITRKQPHLYVTPNFAHLSEVLEEFANTMAVRKGGHRGLQKLINSKSLGTIEISTGLQVSGVFTRMITNDDNDVVYFETTGESALAYREKELIGHGRATHKQGFLSPLGKLKGINLAIEDMGPRDLQAYNFYDNERIEFTYESGIRVEGLNVTGQRNINGKLMLIQFTDCTVTYKDEVLFSPADGMLNLAVGKEIVSAYAGPADYYSFDLVYHESDTKTIKPKVSKKEVEIQSLYEKIRHYREEDKINKSLLENLKNQVQQEYPEQWLLIKEIEELIG; from the coding sequence ATGCTAGAGCATATAGAAACTAATCCATTAATTGAGCGATTGCCGCCTCATCTTAAGCAATTTATAAAGCCACAAAGTTATGAACTTTATACCTATCAAGATCAAGCGGTATGGCGACATGTGATGCGCAAAAACGTAGACTTCTTAAGTAAAGTGGCACATGGTTCGTACCTAAGCGGTTTGCAAAAAACTGGAATTTCTATAGATACCATACCATCCATGTATGGAATGAATCGCATTTTAAAAGAAATAGGCTGGGCAGCTGTTGCAGTAGACGGATTTATTCCGCCAGCGGCGTTTATGGAATTTCAAGCCTATAAAATACTCGTTATTGCGGCCGATATTAGAAAACTAGATAACATTGAATACACTCCTGCGCCAGATATTATTCATGAAGCAGCTGGTCATGCACCTATCATCGCAAGTCCAGATTATGCAGAATATTTAAGACGTTTTGGCGAGATAGGAAGCAAAGCGATTTCTAGTGCACACGATCATGAGATGTATGAAGCAGTTCGCAAAATATCTATTCTCAAAGAAGTCCGTAGCGAGAAAAAAGATGAGGTTTTAGAGGAACAAATTAATGCTGCAGAAGCAGAAATAGAACGCCTACAAAACAAAAAAGTAGAACCTAGTGAAATGTCTTTGATAAGGAACTTACACTGGTGGACGGTAGAATATGGACTTGTGGGAACTCTAGAAGACCCCAAATTATATGGTGCTGGATTACTTTCTAGTATAGGAGAAAGTAAAAGCTGTCTTGAAAAAGAAGTTGAAAAAAGACCTTATTCTATTGATGCGGCATATCAAGATTTTGACATCACACGCAAGCAACCTCATCTTTATGTAACACCTAATTTTGCTCATCTAAGTGAAGTACTGGAAGAATTTGCTAACACCATGGCAGTGCGTAAAGGTGGACATCGTGGTTTACAGAAATTGATTAATTCGAAGTCTTTAGGAACTATAGAAATCAGTACAGGATTGCAGGTAAGCGGCGTTTTTACTCGCATGATTACTAATGATGATAATGACGTTGTTTATTTTGAAACCACAGGAGAAAGTGCGCTTGCTTATCGAGAAAAAGAATTGATAGGTCATGGAAGAGCCACTCATAAACAAGGGTTTTTATCACCTCTAGGAAAACTCAAAGGAATTAATCTTGCTATTGAGGACATGGGACCTAGAGATTTGCAAGCTTATAACTTTTATGATAACGAGCGCATTGAATTCACTTATGAAAGTGGCATAAGAGTAGAAGGATTGAACGTTACTGGACAACGTAATATCAACGGTAAATTAATGCTCATACAGTTTACAGATTGTACTGTCACCTATAAAGATGAAGTACTTTTCTCTCCAGCAGATGGAATGCTCAATCTTGCGGTAGGTAAAGAAATCGTAAGCGCTTATGCCGGCCCAGCAGACTATTACAGTTTTGATCTGGTATACCATGAAAGTGATACGAAGACTATAAAACCAAAGGTTTCTAAGAAAGAGGTTGAAATTCAATCACTTTATGAAAAAATACGTCACTATCGCGAGGAAGATAAAATCAACAAATCACTCTTAGAGAATTTGAAAAATCAAGTACAGCAAGAATATCCTGAGCAGTGGTTGCTTATCAAGGAGATAGAGGAGTTGATTGGTTGA
- a CDS encoding sensor histidine kinase: MENWLLYVFLGLTLGVVISLIWSEIDRSQAVELNNSRKSYYEKQRQDILEELAKKQLDSSSAKKCAITLLYQFAASKNNFSLKDLELCTEQLQELYKVNLEFEGVFTRNFPEKENLNFEPKQALQLLIIINEGMHNAAIHSQANFIFTILSIESEKLNLITHDNGSGYDRKLIPDGEGIKLIKNATQKLGGDLKLTSTIGNGTVVNVEISISQRDSRQSKTDFINQSTPLSP, encoded by the coding sequence ATGGAAAATTGGTTGTTATATGTTTTTTTGGGATTAACTTTAGGTGTTGTTATTTCTTTAATTTGGAGTGAAATAGATCGTTCTCAAGCTGTTGAATTAAATAACAGTAGAAAATCTTATTACGAGAAACAGCGTCAAGATATTCTTGAAGAACTGGCAAAAAAGCAGTTAGATTCATCTTCAGCAAAAAAATGTGCAATAACTTTATTATATCAGTTTGCTGCTAGCAAGAATAACTTTTCTCTTAAAGATTTAGAGCTTTGCACAGAACAGCTGCAAGAGTTATATAAAGTGAATCTTGAATTTGAAGGCGTTTTTACAAGAAACTTTCCAGAGAAAGAAAACTTGAACTTTGAGCCGAAACAAGCTCTACAATTATTGATAATCATTAATGAAGGTATGCATAACGCTGCTATTCATTCGCAAGCCAACTTTATTTTTACCATTCTATCAATAGAAAGCGAAAAATTGAACTTAATTACCCATGATAATGGAAGTGGATATGATCGTAAACTTATTCCTGACGGTGAAGGAATCAAATTGATAAAAAACGCTACTCAAAAACTAGGTGGAGACCTCAAATTAACAAGCACCATAGGTAATGGCACTGTTGTCAATGTTGAAATATCAATTTCGCAAAGAGATTCCCGTCAATCTAAAACTGATTTTATCAACCAATCAACTCCTCTATCTCCTTGA